The Mycobacterium sp. EPa45 genomic interval CGAGGGGACGTCGAACTTCGGCGTCTTCCGGATGTGAGTTCCCAAATGATCACTAGAGTTCTCGTTGCCAACCGTGGCGAGATCGCCCGCCGCGTGTTCGCCACCTGTCGCCGGCTCGGCATCGGCACGGTGGCGGTCTACACCGACCCGGACGCCGAGGCACCGCACGTCGCCGAGGCCGACGCCCGAGTGCGACTCGAGGGCGCTCGATCCGACGTCGCCGGCCCAGCGGCTCCGGCAGGCTACCTCGACGCAGCGCAGCTGATCGCCGCCGCGCGGGCCGCCGGCGCTGACGCGATCCACCCCGGCTACGGATTCCTCTCGGAGAACCCTGATTTCGCGAAGTCCGTCATCGATGCCGGACTGACCTGGATCGGGCCACCGGTGGCCGCCGTCGCGTCGATGGGCTCGAAGATCGAGGCGAAGAAGATGATGGCCGCCGCGGGTGTGCCGGTTCTCGACGAGCTCGACCCCACCACTGTCACCGCAGCCCAGTTGCCGGTATTGGTCAAGGCGTCGGCCGGCGGCGGCGGCCGCGGCATGCGCGTGGTGTCCGAGCTGGCCGATCTGGCCGGTCAGGTCGCCGCCGCGCAGCGCGAGGCCCAGTCGGCGTTCGGCGATCCGACGGTGTTCTGCGAGCGGTACCTGCCGACCGGCCATCACGTCGAGGTGCAGGTCCTCGCCGATCGGCACGGCACGGTCTGGGCCGTCGGCGAGCGGGAATGCTCCATCCAGCGCAGGCACCAGAAGATCATCGAAGAAGCACCCTCCCCACTGGTCGAGCGCGTTGCGGGTATGCGGGAGAGGCTGTTCGACGCCGCCCGGCTGGCGGCCGGCGCGATCGGCTACACCGGCGCGGGCACCGTGGAGTTCCTGGCCGACGAGGACGGCGAGTTCTACTTCCTGGAGATGAACACCCGCCTTCAGGTCGAGCATCCGGTTACCGAACTCACCACCGGCCTGGACCTCGTCGAGCTGCAGCTGGCGGTGGCCGACGGTGAGCGGCTCGGCGAGCAGCCCCCGGCCGCCCGCGGCCATTCGATCGAGGCCCGCATCTACGCAGAGGATCCCGCCAAGAACTGGCAACCGCAGGCCGGCCGCATCCACTTGTTCGAGGTGCCCGGCGTAGCAACCACTTTCGGCCTCATCGCCGATACCGGGATCCGACTGGACTCCGGAATCGACGGCCATGCGACGGTGTCGATCCACTACGACCCGATGCTGGCCAAGGTGATCTCGTACGCCCCCACCCGACGGCGTGCCGCCCAGGTGCTCGCCGCCGCGCTGGCCGGCACCCGGCTGCACGGCATCCGGACCAACCGCGACCTGCTCGTCAATGTCCTTCGCCACCAGAGCTTCCTGGACGGCGCCACCGACACCGCGTTCTTCGACACGCATGGCCTCGCGGATCTGGCCCGGCCGCTGGCCGATGAGCGCGTGATCCGACTCGCCGCCGTCGCCGCCGCCCTCGCTGACGCCGCACACAACCGCGCCACCGCCGCGGTGCTCGGCGAGATCCCGAGCGGCTGGCGCAATGTGGTGTCGGGACATCAGCGCAAGAGCTACACGGACACCACGAGGGATTATCACGTCGACTATCGATTCACCCGCGACGGCGTGGTGTTGCCCGACGACCCCGGCGTCGCTCTGGTGTCGGCACAGCCCGGCGAGGTGGTGCTGCGAGACCAAAACGGGGTGGCCACCACCTTCGCGGTAAGCCGTTACGGCGCCGAGGTATTCGTCGACTCTGCGCTGGGCGCAGTCGCCTTGACCGTCGTGCCCCGGTTCCCCGAGCCGGGGTCGACCGTCGAGAAGGGCTCGCTGCTGGCGCCCATGCCCGGCGCGGTGATCCGGCTCGGTGCGACGCTTGGCGACACCGTCACTCTTGGCCAGCCACTCGTGTGGCTCGAGGCGATGAAGATGGAACACACGATCACCGCGCCCGCCGACGGCGTGGTGACTCAACTCGAGGTCAGCGTCGGCCAGCAGGTCGACGTGGGAACCGTCCTGGCCCGGGTGGAGAGCCCGGACACCGGAAAAGGAGAGTAATGACCGACACCGGCTTCATCGAGAGCGCCGAACGTCAGGAGCTGCGCAAGGCGGTCGCCGCGATGGCGGCGAGTTACGGCTCCGAGTATTACCTGGCCAGGGCCCGCGCCGGTGAGCACACCGACGAATTGTGGTCGGAAGCAGCCAAACTCGGATTCGTCGGCGTCAACCTGCCCGAGGAGTACGGCGGTGGTGGCGCCGGGATGTACGAGCTGTCCCTGGTGATGGAAGAGATGGCCGCCAACGGCTGCGCGCTGCTGATGCTGGTGGTGTCGCCCGCGATCAACGGGACGATCATCAGCAAGTTCGGCACCGACGACCAGAAGAAGCGGTGGCTGCCCGGTATCGCCGACGGCTCGATCACGATGGCGTTCGCCATCACCGAACCCGACGCCGGTTCGAATTCGCACAAGATCACCACCACCGCGCGCCGAGACGGCGGCGATTGGATCCTCTCCGGGCAAAAGGTGTATATCTCCGGCGTCGACCAGGCCCAGGCGGTGCTGGTCGTCGGCCGTACCGAGGAGGAGAAAACCGGCAACCTCAAGCCGGCGCTGTTCATCGTGCCCACCGACACCCCCGGGTTCTCCTTCACCAAGATCGACATGGAGATCGTCAGCCCGGAAAGCCAGTTCCAGGTGTTCATCGACGACGTCCGGCTGCCGGCCGACGCCCTGGTCGGCTCGGAGGACGCCGCGATCGCGCAGCTGTTTG includes:
- a CDS encoding acyl-CoA dehydrogenase family protein, coding for MTDTGFIESAERQELRKAVAAMAASYGSEYYLARARAGEHTDELWSEAAKLGFVGVNLPEEYGGGGAGMYELSLVMEEMAANGCALLMLVVSPAINGTIISKFGTDDQKKRWLPGIADGSITMAFAITEPDAGSNSHKITTTARRDGGDWILSGQKVYISGVDQAQAVLVVGRTEEEKTGNLKPALFIVPTDTPGFSFTKIDMEIVSPESQFQVFIDDVRLPADALVGSEDAAIAQLFAGLNPERIMGAANAIGAGRHVLGRATEYVKTRQVWKTPIGAHQGIAHPLAQNYIEIELAKLMMQKAAALYDAGDDFGAAEAANMAKYAAGEASTKAVDQAVQSLGGNGLTKEYGVASMLTASRLARIAPVSREMILNFVAQTSLGLPRSY
- a CDS encoding biotin carboxylase N-terminal domain-containing protein, with the translated sequence MITRVLVANRGEIARRVFATCRRLGIGTVAVYTDPDAEAPHVAEADARVRLEGARSDVAGPAAPAGYLDAAQLIAAARAAGADAIHPGYGFLSENPDFAKSVIDAGLTWIGPPVAAVASMGSKIEAKKMMAAAGVPVLDELDPTTVTAAQLPVLVKASAGGGGRGMRVVSELADLAGQVAAAQREAQSAFGDPTVFCERYLPTGHHVEVQVLADRHGTVWAVGERECSIQRRHQKIIEEAPSPLVERVAGMRERLFDAARLAAGAIGYTGAGTVEFLADEDGEFYFLEMNTRLQVEHPVTELTTGLDLVELQLAVADGERLGEQPPAARGHSIEARIYAEDPAKNWQPQAGRIHLFEVPGVATTFGLIADTGIRLDSGIDGHATVSIHYDPMLAKVISYAPTRRRAAQVLAAALAGTRLHGIRTNRDLLVNVLRHQSFLDGATDTAFFDTHGLADLARPLADERVIRLAAVAAALADAAHNRATAAVLGEIPSGWRNVVSGHQRKSYTDTTRDYHVDYRFTRDGVVLPDDPGVALVSAQPGEVVLRDQNGVATTFAVSRYGAEVFVDSALGAVALTVVPRFPEPGSTVEKGSLLAPMPGAVIRLGATLGDTVTLGQPLVWLEAMKMEHTITAPADGVVTQLEVSVGQQVDVGTVLARVESPDTGKGE